The Saccopteryx leptura isolate mSacLep1 chromosome 2, mSacLep1_pri_phased_curated, whole genome shotgun sequence genome has a window encoding:
- the LHX3 gene encoding LIM/homeobox protein Lhx3 isoform X1, with translation MEARGELGPGRESAGGDLLLALLARRADLRGEIPLCAGCDQHILDRFILRALDRHWHSKCLKCSDCHTPLAERCFSRGESVYCKDDFFKRFGTKCAACQLGIPPTQVVRRAQDFVYHLHCFACVVCKRQLATGDEFYLMEDSRLVCKADYETAKQREAEATAKRPRTTITAKQLETLKSAYNTSPKPARHVREQLSSETGLDMRVVQVWFQNRRAKEKRLKKDAGRQRWGQYFRSMKRARGGSKSDKDSVQEEAQDSDAEVSFTEEPSMAEMGPANGLYGSLGEPTPALGQPSGAPGSFPLEHGGLAGPEPYRELRPSSPYGVPPSPAALQGLPGPQPLLSSLVYPDTGLGLVPTGAPGGPPPMRVLTGNGPSSDLSTGSSGGYPDFPASPASWLDEVDHAQF, from the exons ATGGAGGCGCGCGGGGAGCTGGGCCCGGGTCGGGAGTCGGCGGGCGGCGACCTGCTGCTGGCGCTGTTGGCGCGGAGGGCGGACTTGCGCGGAG AGATTCCGCTGTGTGCCGGCTGCGACCAGCACATCCTGGACCGCTTCATCCTCAGGGCTCTGGACCGCCACTGGCACAGCAAGTGCCTCAAGTGTAGTGACTGCCACACGCCGCTGGCCGAGCGCTGCTTCAGCCGCGGGGAGAGCGTGTACTGCAAGGACGACTTCTTCAA GCGCTTCGGAACCAAGTGCGCCGCGTGCCAGCTGGGCATCCCACCCACGCAGGTGGTGCGCCGCGCCCAGGACTTCGTGTACCACCTGCACTGCTTCGCCTGCGTCGTGTGCAAGCGGCAGCTGGCTACGGGCGACGAATTCTACCTCATGGAGGACAGCCGGCTGGTGTGCAAGGCAGACTACGAGACGGCCAAGCAGCGAG AGGCGGAGGCCACGGCCAAGCGGCCGCGCACGACCATAACCGCCAAGCAGCTGGAGACGCTCAAGAGCGCCTACAACACGTCGCCCAAACCCGCGCGCCACGTGCGCGAGCAGCTCTCGTCGGAGACGGGCCTGGACATGCGCGTCGTGCAG GTCTGGTTCCAGAACCGTCGGGCCAAGGAGAAGAGGCTCAAGAAGGACGCGGGCCGGCAGCGCTGGGGCCAGTATTTCCGCAGCATGAAGCGCGCTCGCGGCGGCTCCAAGTCGGACAAGGACAGCGTCCAGGAAGAGGCGCAGGACAGCGACGCCGAGGTCTCCTTCACCG AAGAGCCATCCATGGCCGAGATGGGCCCTGCGAACGGTCTCTACGGCAGCCTGGGGGAGCCCACCCCGGCCTTGGGCCAGCCCTCGGGAGCCCCAGGCAGCTTCCCGCTGGAGCACGGAGGCCTGGCGGGCCCAGAGCCATACCGTGAGCTGCGCCCTAGCAGCCCCTACGGTGTCCCCCCGTCCCCGGCTGCCCTGCAGGGCCTCcctggcccccagcccctcctctccaGCCTGGTGTACCCAGATACCGGCCTGGGCCTCGTACCCACAGGGGCCCCGGGGGGGCCTCCGCCTATGCGGGTGCTGACAGGGAACGGACCTAGCTCTGACCTGTCCACGGGGAGCAGCGGGGGCTACCCCGACTTCCCCgccagccctgcctcctggctggaTGAGGTGGACCACGCCCAGTTCTGA
- the LHX3 gene encoding LIM/homeobox protein Lhx3 isoform X2: MLLETESEHSRDRPGAPAAAAVCTFGGTREIPLCAGCDQHILDRFILRALDRHWHSKCLKCSDCHTPLAERCFSRGESVYCKDDFFKRFGTKCAACQLGIPPTQVVRRAQDFVYHLHCFACVVCKRQLATGDEFYLMEDSRLVCKADYETAKQREAEATAKRPRTTITAKQLETLKSAYNTSPKPARHVREQLSSETGLDMRVVQVWFQNRRAKEKRLKKDAGRQRWGQYFRSMKRARGGSKSDKDSVQEEAQDSDAEVSFTEEPSMAEMGPANGLYGSLGEPTPALGQPSGAPGSFPLEHGGLAGPEPYRELRPSSPYGVPPSPAALQGLPGPQPLLSSLVYPDTGLGLVPTGAPGGPPPMRVLTGNGPSSDLSTGSSGGYPDFPASPASWLDEVDHAQF, from the exons ATGCTACTAGAAACCGAGAGCGAGCACAGCCGAGACAGGCCTGGGGCCCCCGCGGCCGCTGCTGTCTGCACCTTCGGCGGAACTCGGG AGATTCCGCTGTGTGCCGGCTGCGACCAGCACATCCTGGACCGCTTCATCCTCAGGGCTCTGGACCGCCACTGGCACAGCAAGTGCCTCAAGTGTAGTGACTGCCACACGCCGCTGGCCGAGCGCTGCTTCAGCCGCGGGGAGAGCGTGTACTGCAAGGACGACTTCTTCAA GCGCTTCGGAACCAAGTGCGCCGCGTGCCAGCTGGGCATCCCACCCACGCAGGTGGTGCGCCGCGCCCAGGACTTCGTGTACCACCTGCACTGCTTCGCCTGCGTCGTGTGCAAGCGGCAGCTGGCTACGGGCGACGAATTCTACCTCATGGAGGACAGCCGGCTGGTGTGCAAGGCAGACTACGAGACGGCCAAGCAGCGAG AGGCGGAGGCCACGGCCAAGCGGCCGCGCACGACCATAACCGCCAAGCAGCTGGAGACGCTCAAGAGCGCCTACAACACGTCGCCCAAACCCGCGCGCCACGTGCGCGAGCAGCTCTCGTCGGAGACGGGCCTGGACATGCGCGTCGTGCAG GTCTGGTTCCAGAACCGTCGGGCCAAGGAGAAGAGGCTCAAGAAGGACGCGGGCCGGCAGCGCTGGGGCCAGTATTTCCGCAGCATGAAGCGCGCTCGCGGCGGCTCCAAGTCGGACAAGGACAGCGTCCAGGAAGAGGCGCAGGACAGCGACGCCGAGGTCTCCTTCACCG AAGAGCCATCCATGGCCGAGATGGGCCCTGCGAACGGTCTCTACGGCAGCCTGGGGGAGCCCACCCCGGCCTTGGGCCAGCCCTCGGGAGCCCCAGGCAGCTTCCCGCTGGAGCACGGAGGCCTGGCGGGCCCAGAGCCATACCGTGAGCTGCGCCCTAGCAGCCCCTACGGTGTCCCCCCGTCCCCGGCTGCCCTGCAGGGCCTCcctggcccccagcccctcctctccaGCCTGGTGTACCCAGATACCGGCCTGGGCCTCGTACCCACAGGGGCCCCGGGGGGGCCTCCGCCTATGCGGGTGCTGACAGGGAACGGACCTAGCTCTGACCTGTCCACGGGGAGCAGCGGGGGCTACCCCGACTTCCCCgccagccctgcctcctggctggaTGAGGTGGACCACGCCCAGTTCTGA